From the Pseudosulfitobacter sp. DSM 107133 genome, the window ATCAGAAACACCGCCCCCGCCAAGGCCGAGGCAGGCACAAGCCGCGCATGCCGTGGCCCGACGACAAAGCGCATGGCATGGGGGATCACAAGGCCCACGAAACCGATGGAGCCGACCAGGCTGACCATTGTGGCGGTCATCAGGGTCACGGCACCGATCAGCATGACCTGCACCCGACGCACCGCGATGCCAAGCGAGGCCGCCGAGGACACGCCGAAGGAAAACGCATCCATTGCCCGCGCAAACCACAGGCAGATCAGAAAGCCGACCGCCGTGACGGGTGCCGCCAGCACCACATCGGGCCAGCGCACGCCCGACAGGTTGCCCAGCAGCCAGAACATGATGCCGCGCGCCTGTTCGGCATTTGCCGATTTGGCGATCAGAAAGGATGTCAGCGCGTTGAACAGCTGCGAACCGGCGATGCCCGCAAGCACCAGCTGCGCCGAGCCGCCACCCGCCGCGCGTGCCAGCATTGCCACCACGGCAAAGGCCAGCGTCGCCCCGACAAAGGCCCCGCCCGAGATCCCCAGCAGACCGCCGCCAACGCCCAGAATGGTGACCGCAACCGCACCGGCTCCGGCCCCTGCGGACACGCCCAACAAGTAGGGATCGGCCAGCGCATTGCGCACCAAAGCCTGTAGAACGACACCCGACAGGGCAAGGCCCGCACCACAGGCGGCAGCCAGCAGGGTGCGCGGCAGACGATAGCTCCAGATGATGCCGGCGTCGATGGGGTCCACGACCAGCCCCGCGTCCCAGATACGGTTGGCAAAGACCGCCGCCACCGTCGAAAGCGGCAGCGGCGTTTCACCAATGACGACACCGCCCAGAACGGCCAGTATCAATATGGCCGCCCCCTGCGCGACCCACAGCCCATGTGTGCGCCCTGTGACGCGGGGGGCAGCCAGATCACTCATTGAAGATCAAACTCCGGCAGGGCCTCGGCCAATGTCTCAAGCGCTGTGACATTGCGGATCGAGGGGTCCATCGAATGCGCATTCAGGATCACGATACGGTCATTCCTGACCGCGTCCATCTGGCTGGTCACCGGATCGCTGCGCAGGAATTCCAGCTTTTTCTCCACATCATCCGCCTCGAAACGGCGCCGGTCCATTTCGGCGACGACGATGACCGAAGGGTTGGCGCGGGCGATGCTTTCCCAGCTGACAACCGGCCATTCCTCGTCGCTTTGTACGACATTGCGCAGCCCGAGCTTGTCCATCATGTAACCCGGAGGCCCCTTGCGGCCCGCGACATAGGGGTCGATGTCCATCTCGGCGGAGGAGAACCAGAACACGGCCGAAGCATCGTCAAGATCCAGCGCCGCCGCCTTTTCGATGGCCGCCGCTTCGCGGGCTTTCAGATCCGCGACCAGAGCCGCGCCTTTTTCGGACACGTCGAAAATCTGCGCAAGCTGGGTGACACCGGCATAGATGCTGTCCATTTCGAACATGGCCAGACGGGTGCCGTCCGATCCGGTGCTGTTGTCCTTGGCCCAGCAATCGGCGGGCAGCACGAAGGTCGCGATGCCAAGGTCGGCAAACTGGTCGCGGGTGGCAACGATGCCCTGCGGGCCGATGTGCCATTCATATTGCGCGACAACCACATCGGGGCGCTTGTCGACCACGGATTCAAAGCTGGGGTCATTGTCGGCCAGACGTTCGATGCCTGCGTTCAGTTCGGTGAACTCGGGCAGCACTTTGGTAAACCAGACCGAGGTTCCGGCAACCTTGTCGCCAAGTCCCAGCGTATACATCAGCTCGGTGCCGGCCTGACCGACGGTGATCGCCGTTTCGGGGGCCGCGTCAAAGGTGACGTCGACGCCGCAATTTTCGATCGTCAGGGGATAGCTCGTCTGGGCCTGCGCCATCGGCGCGAAACAGACCGCGCCCAGCAGGGCCGCCGTCAGGGTGTTATTGTACATCGTATGTCTCCGGTGTGTGATGCGCCCGGAGACAAAGAGGGAATGGCGAACCCACGGCTGACCTGCACGGCAACCGGAACGGTCGACATACGGGCGCTTGCGATGGCCGGTGCCGGGGGGCACCGCAGGATTAATTTCATTCGACACCTCCCCGGACTCCCCGCCCGGGCCGCGTTACGTTTGGTGTCGGCAGGTCTCCTGACTGGCGAGTCGTTACGGCAGCGGCCTTCCCATGGCACGGGGCCACAGTGGCATGATCGCTGCACGCTCATCGCCTACAGTTGCGGGGGCAGTTCCGGTTCACCGGCGGACCGGTGGCGGATTCCCTTTTGATTCCTTGCGGAAACCGACAGGGAGTGTTCTAGCCAGCAACCTCTGCGCTCGCAATGGTTGATTGTTGCCTGCCAGATCAGTCCAGCTGCGACTGGGTGGTATCACGGGCTGTATCACCGGCCCATCTGGCCGCGAGGTGCAGCAGGATGATAATCATTGCCAGAGGCACCGACACCGAAATCCACACCATCGGAATGCCAAGCGTGTCTGCGGTCAGCCCCGACTGTCTGGCAAGATATCCTTTGGCAAAGCCGCCCCGCAGGCCCACAAAGCAGAAATAGACCACCGGCAGGACGAAAA encodes:
- a CDS encoding iron ABC transporter permease, encoding MSDLAAPRVTGRTHGLWVAQGAAILILAVLGGVVIGETPLPLSTVAAVFANRIWDAGLVVDPIDAGIIWSYRLPRTLLAAACGAGLALSGVVLQALVRNALADPYLLGVSAGAGAGAVAVTILGVGGGLLGISGGAFVGATLAFAVVAMLARAAGGGSAQLVLAGIAGSQLFNALTSFLIAKSANAEQARGIMFWLLGNLSGVRWPDVVLAAPVTAVGFLICLWFARAMDAFSFGVSSAASLGIAVRRVQVMLIGAVTLMTATMVSLVGSIGFVGLVIPHAMRFVVGPRHARLVPASALAGAVFLIVADIASRMLIPGQVVPIGVVTALVGAPGFALILVRNRRRQ
- a CDS encoding ABC transporter substrate-binding protein, yielding MYNNTLTAALLGAVCFAPMAQAQTSYPLTIENCGVDVTFDAAPETAITVGQAGTELMYTLGLGDKVAGTSVWFTKVLPEFTELNAGIERLADNDPSFESVVDKRPDVVVAQYEWHIGPQGIVATRDQFADLGIATFVLPADCWAKDNSTGSDGTRLAMFEMDSIYAGVTQLAQIFDVSEKGAALVADLKAREAAAIEKAAALDLDDASAVFWFSSAEMDIDPYVAGRKGPPGYMMDKLGLRNVVQSDEEWPVVSWESIARANPSVIVVAEMDRRRFEADDVEKKLEFLRSDPVTSQMDAVRNDRIVILNAHSMDPSIRNVTALETLAEALPEFDLQ